The genomic window GCGCACGGAGAAGCCGGCGTAGCGCTCGATGCCGTCGAAGGTGATCGTGCCGCGATCGTCGGGCAGCGTCTTGGTGTCCCCGGGGGTCAGCCACAGCCGCAGCTGGTCGGTGCCCTCGCTGGTGACGACCTTGTCCATCGACTCGGTGTCGAGGGTGAAGATGTTCTGCGGACGGCCACCGGGGTACAGCTCGCCGGTGTAGAGGCTCAGTGCGAGCGCGGGGGCCCGGGTGTCGGGGAAGACCGAGATCGGCCCCTGCTCCGGGTCGATCGTCGCGGTGGGCAGGAAGAGCCCGACGAAGCCGAACTGCTCGGGCTGCGTGGCCGCCCCGACCTTGATCGCACCGGTGGAGCGGTAGTTGCCGTCCTGCGCGAGGAAGGGGGTCGCCCCCTTGTAGAGGACCTCCCCCTCGTCGTCCTTGACGGTCACGACGGGCGCGTAGCCGTTGCCGAGGAGGAAGACGGTCGAGTCCTCCATGTCCAGCGGCTTGTTGACCTTGACGGTGTCGGTGAACTCGTTGCCCTCGACGTCCTTGACCGAGACGTGCGCCTCGAAGTCCCGCGGCTGGCCGAAGCTCCGTGCGGCCGGGTCCCGGTCGTTGAAGTCGGCCGTCATCTCATCGACCGTGACGGAGAAGGGGGCGAGGGAGGACTCGTCGACGAGCGGTCCCGGCGCCCAGGTGTCGTACCGCGTGACGGTGCTGACGAAGGACTCCCCGGTGGGCACGACGATGTCGGCCTTCCACCCCCACAGGTGACCGATGGCGACGCCGATGATCAGCGTGACCAGACTCGTGTGGAAGATGAGGTTGCCGGTCTCCTTGAGGTACCCGCTCTCGCCGGAGACGCTGGTCTCGTCGTGGCTGGCGACACGGTAACGGCGCTTGCGCAACGCCCGCGTGGCGGCTGCACGGACCTCCTCGAGACTGCCGTCGACCTCGCCTTCGGCGTGCGCCTCGAGGCGGGCGAGACGGCGGGGGGCCCGCGGCGGGCGCCCGCGCAGGGCCCGCAGGTGGACCCCGGTGCGCGGGATGATGCAGCCGATGAGCGAGATGAACAGCAGCAGGTAGATCGCGGAGAACCACGGCGAGCTGTAGACGTCGAAGGCCCCGAGCCTGTCGAGGGTCGGGCCGGTCGTGGTGTGGCGGGCGAGCCAGTCCGCGGTGCGGCTGGGGTCGATGCTGCGCTGCGGGAAGACCGACCCGGGCACGGCACCGATGGCCAGCAGGAGCAGCAGGAAGAGCGCGGTGCGCATGCTCGTCAGCTGGCGCCAGCCCCAGCGCAGGTACCCGACGACACCGAGCCGGGGCTGGGTGACGCTCTGCTGCGGCGGGGCCTCGCCCTGGTTGCGCCGGGCCATCAGATGAGGACCTCCACGTCGCTGATGAGTCGGATCTGCAGCCACTGGTTGATCGCGTCCCAGCCACCGGTGAGCAGGAGCAGACCGATGATGATCAGCAGGACGGCGCCGATGACCTGGATCATCCGTTGGCGCCGGCGCAGCCACGCCGACACCGGGGCCCAGCGCTCGTAGGCCGCGGCGATGAGGATGAAGGGCAGCCCCAGCCCGAGGCAGTAGGCGACGGCGAGGATGACCGCGCGCGTCGTCGAGGCGTCGCCGGCGAAGTTGAGCGCGAGCACGGCGCCGAGGGTCGGGCCCATGCACGGCGCCCAGCCGAGGCCGAAGACCGCCCCGAGGACGGGCGCGCCGGCCAGGCCGGCCGCGGGCTTGACGGGCAGGCGGAAGGTCCGCTGCGAGCCGGCGCCGAGGAAGACCACGGCCATGAGGATGACGAGGACCCCACCGACGCGCATCAGCAGCTCCCGCTGCTCGACGAAGATCCGCCCGGCGGTCGCGACGAACATCGACGCGAGCACGAAGACGGCGGTGAAGCCGAGGATGAACAGCAGCGTGCCCAGGACCATCCGGCCGCGGCTGCGCTCCTCCAAGGCGACGTCGGACAGGCCCGTGACATAGCCGAGGTAGCCCGGCACCAGCGGGAGCACGCAGGGGGTGGCGAAGGAGACGAGCCCGGCGAGGGCGGCGACGAGCACGGCGAGCGGCAGGGCTCCACCGGCGATCTGGTCGCTCAGCCCAGCAGGAACCGTCGTGGGGGAGGCAAGCCCCGGCAAGAGCGCGGTCATCATCCGGCTTCGGCCAAGGTGTCCTCGATGATGCCGGTGAGCGTGCTCTGCGTCACCGGGCCGAGGACGACGGCAGCGATGCGACCCTGCTGGTCCAGGACCGCGGTCGAGGGCTGGGTGGTCATCTTGCCCTGCATGTCCAAGGCGGTGGTGCCGGTCTCGTCGTAGATCGAGGGCCAGGTGAAGCCCCACGTCTTCGCCTGTGCCAGACCGGTGTCCACGGAGGACTCGCGGTAGTCGATGCCGACGAAGGTGACGTCCTCCCCCTTCGTCGCCTCGTGGGTGTCGACGAGGTCCGGGGCCTCCTTGGCGCACGGTCCGCACCAGCTGGCCCAGAGGTTGACGACGACGACCTCGCCGCGGTGGTCCGCGGAGTCCCACGTCTCGCCGCGGATGGTCTCGCCGGCCAGCTCGACCGGCTCGTCGCGGTCGTCCTCGGGGATGAGGTGCAGGGTGCCGTCACCGGAGCGGTAGCCGGCGTCTTGGGCGGCCTCCTGCGTATCGGAGGTCGAGCAGGCCGCGGCGCCGCCGAGGAGGGCGAGCGCACTCGCCGCGGCGGCGAGGGTGCGGGTGAGGCGGTGGTTGGTCATCGAAGGGGGTCAGGCTCCAGGGGTCTTCGCGGCCCGGGCGTACAGGTGGGCGGCGGGCTCGGTGTAGGCCACGTCGACGACGTCGTCACCGACGAAGGTCACCGTGGTCAGGGAAGCGAGGTTGCACTCGCGCCGGCGCGGGTCGTGCCACAGGCGACGGCTCTCCAGGGCGCTGCGGATGGTCCAGATCGGCAGCTGGTGGCTGACGATGAGCGCTTCGTGGCCGCGCGCGTGGTCCCGGGCGTCCTCGATGGCGGCCATCATCCGCTTGCTGATCGCGTGGTACGACTCGCCCCACGTGGGCACGGTGGGGTCGCGCACCCACCACCAGCGCCTGGGGTCGAGCAGGAGCCGCTTGCGAAAGCGCGTCCCCTCGAACTTGTTCCCGGCCTCGATGACGCGCGGGTCGACGACCGCCGTCAGGCCGTGCCGCTGCAGGGTCGGCGCGGCGGTCTCGGCGGTGCGCTCCAGCGGACTATGCACGACGAGCGAGAGGTCGTGGTCGGCGAGGTGCTCGGCGACGACCTCGGCCATCTGGCGGCCGAGGTCGGACAGGTGGTAGCCCGGCAGCCGGCCGTAGAGGATCTTGTGCGGGTTGTCGACCTCGCCGTGACGCATCAGGTGCACCACGGTGCGCTCCTGCGCTCCCGGCTCCCCGGCGTCGACGTGCTCGGCACGGGCCTCGCGTGCACCCGACGCCGCCTTCTCGGCAGCGCGGGCCGCAGTGTCGCTGGACTCGCTGGTTTCGGGGTCGAGGGGCAGGTCGGTGCCGGAGTCAGGCATCGGCTCGGTCATGGCCCGGATTCTCTCAGGTCAGTCTGAGTGGTCTCGCTCAGGTCGCTCCCGCAGGCTCCGGTGGGCGACGACGGCGTCGTAGAGGGCCTTCTTGCCGTGGCCGGTCGAGGTCGCGACCGCGGCGCAGACGTCCTTCAGGCGGGTGCCACGATCGTGCCGGGCGAGGACCTCGGCGACGGCGTCCTCGAGGGAGACGCTGGCCTCCTGCGCGCCACCGACGACGATCGTGATCTCGCCCTTGACGCCTTCCTCGGCCCATTCGGCCAGCTCGGCAAGCCCGCCGCGGCGCACCTCCTCGTAGGTCTTGGTCAGCTCGCGGCAGACCGCGGCCTGGCGGTCGGCCCCGAAGAGCTCGGCCATGGCCGCCAGGCTGGCCGCGATCCGGTGCGGCGCCTCGAAGAAGACCATCGTGCGCCGCTCGTGGACGAGTTCCTCGAGCACCCGGCGCTTCTCCCCCGGTTTGCGCGGCAGGAATCCCTCGAAGCAGAACCGGTCCACGGGCAGCCCGGACAGGGCCACGGCGACGAGCACCGCGCTCGGACCCGGGACGCAGGTCACGTGCTCCTCGGCGTCGATGCAGGCACGCACGAAGCGGTACCCGGGGTCCGACACCGAGGGCATCCCGGCATCCGTGACGAGCACGACCCGTTCCCCCTTCGCCACCGCTTGGAGCAGGTCCACGGTGCGGGTGGCCTCGTTGTGCTCGTGGTAGCTGACCACCCGTCCCGGCAGCTCGACCCCGAGCTGACCGGCGAGGCGGCGCAGCCGTCGGGTGTCCTCCGCGGCGACGACGTCGGCACCGACCAACTCGTCCCGGAAGCGGGCGCTGGCATCGCGCGGGTCACCGATGGGCGTGGCGGCAAGGACGAGTGGCATGCCCACCATCATCCCAATACCCCGGGGCCTAGGATCAGGGCATGGTCTCGCCGAGCAGGGGCGCGGTGCGCGTCGCACGCGCCATCGCGTGGACGAGCGCGGCCTTCGTCCTCTCCGTGGGCGCCCACGTGATCGGTGGCGGGGAGCCCCCTTCGGCCGGCGGTGCCCTGCTCATGGTGATCGCGCTGCTGTGGACGGGCCTGATGCTCACCCGGTGGCGACTTGGCTCCATCAGCCTGGTGCTCAGCCTCGGCGCCTCCCAGGTGCTGCTGCACTCGATCCTGACGGCCACCGAGGTCAGCGTGGCCTGCCGCGGGAGCGGTGGGCACCACGAGGTGGTCCTGGCCTGCGCGACCGGCACGCCGGCACCGCACCACCACAACGGCGCCGCCATGCTCCTGGCCCACGTCGCGGCCACGCTCCTGCTTGCCCTGCTCATGGCCCGCGGAGAGGAAGCCCTGTGGCTGCTCGCCGGCCGGCTGTGGCCGCTGCACCCCCGCGAGCCGGCCCTCCCCTCGCTCAACCAGAGCGCCATCACGCCGTCCCACGTCGACGGGCTCGTCCCCTCCGTCCCCCTGCTCGGCGGTGTGGGACGTCGGGGCCCACCGGTGCAGCCCACCCCCGTCACCGCCTGACCGGCGCCCTTCGTGTGGGCGCGGGCCGGCGGATCCTGCACCCCCACACACAGAAGGACCCTTGATGAACCGCACCGTCCTGCGCTCCGGCGCAGCCCTGGCCATCGCCTCCGCTGCCGTGGTCGCGACCACCCTGCCCGCGTCCGCTCACGTGCACGTGCACCCGGACGCCACCGAGTCCGGCGGGTACGCGGCGCTGACCTTCCGCGTCCCCAACGAGTCGGACAGCGCATCCACCACCGAGCTGGTCGTCACCCTCCCCCAGGACCGGCCGCTGGCGAGCGTCTCCGTACGTCCCGTCCCCGGCTGGAGCGCCGAGGTCACGACCAAGAAGCTCCCGGAGCCGGTCAACACCAACAACCTGACGCTCACCGAGGCTCCCCGCACCATCACGTGGACCGCCGATGCCGAGGACGCAGGCATCGCGCCCGGCGAGTACCAGGAGTTCGCCATCAGCGCCGGTCCGCTGCCCGAGCCCGGGACCCTCGTGCTGCCCACGAAGCAGGTCTACTCCGACGGCGAGGTGGCCAACTGGTCCGACGTCGCCGAGGAGGGCGAGGAGGAGCCGGAGCACCCGGCACCCTCCTTCGAGGTCACCGCGGCCACCGAGAGTGACCAGGCCACCACCGACGATGACCAGGCCACCACCGACGAAGGGGGCGAGGCCGACGCCGCCGCAGCCCCCGCCGAGGCGAGCGACCCCTCCGACACACCCGCCCGGGTGCTCGGTGGCCTCGCCCTCGTCGTGGCTCTCGCAGGCGCAGCTCTCGCGCTGATCTCTCGACGCCGGGCCTGACCGACCGGCCGTGGGGGCGTGGGCCGCGGCCCACGCCCCCACGGCCGCTGGCTCGCCTACGATGACGGCCATGGACCGCCGTGAGCAGCTGCGTGCCCGGCTGCTCGGCTTCCGCCCCAGCGACGTGCTGTGGGGCTGGCTGGGTCCGTTGCTGTTCGCCGTCATCGGCGGTCTCCTGCGCTTCTGGGCCCTGGGGCGCCCCCACCAGCTGGTCTTCGACGAGACCTACTACGTCAAGCAGGGCGTCTCGATGCTCGACTACGGCGTCGAGATGAAGTGGAAGGGGGACGGCGAGGAGGTCGACCCGACCTTCACCCGGGGCACGACCGATGTCTTCATCGGCACCCAGGGGGACATGGTCGTCCACCCGCCCGTCGGGAAGTGGATCATCGCCTTCGGCGAGTGGGTCTTCGGGCCGACGTCGAGCTTCGGCTGGCGCTTCTCGGTGGCGCTGCTCGGGATGCTCTCGATCCTTATGGTCGGCCTGATCGCCCGTCGCCTCTTCCGCTCCAGCTGGCTCGGCACCATCGCCTCCTTCCTCATGGCCTTCGAGGGGCACCACTTCGTCCAGTCCCGCACGGGCCTGCTCGACCTGATCCTGATGTTCTTCGCGCTCGCGGCCTTCGGTGCGCTGCTCATCGACCGCGACTGGTCACGAGCGCGCCTGGCGGACAAGGTCGCCGCACTCCCCGTGGGGGTGCGGATGCGGACCGGGCCGTGGCTGCTGTGGCGCCCGTGGCGACTCGTGGCCGCGGTGAGCCTGGGCCTGGCCTGCGGCACCAAGTGGTCGGGCCTGTACTTCTTCGCGATCTTCGGTCTGATGACCGTCTGGTGGGACATCGGAGCGCGAAGGGCGGTGGGTGCCCGGCACTGGGTGCGTGCCGGGATCGTCAAGGACGGGGTCTTCGCCGGGATCTCGATGAGCCTGGTCGTCCTGGGCACCTACCTCGCCTCGTGGGCGTCGTGGTTCACCAGCACGTACGGGTACAACCGCTCGTGGGCCGCGGACCACCCGGGTGAGGGCGTGCAGTGGCTGCCCCCCGCCATTCGCTCGCTCTGGGACTACCACGTGCAGGCCTACGACTTCCACACGAACCTGACCTCCGAGCACACCTACCAGTCGAACCCGTGGTCGTGGATGGTCCAGGCCCGACCCACGTCCTTCTTCTACGAGTCCCCGGCGAAGGGAGTCGACGGCTGCGACGTCGAGTCGTGCTCGAAGGCCATCACCAGCCTGGGCTCGGTCTCGATCTGGTGGCTGGCCACGATCGCGCTGTTCTTCCTCGTGTACCACTGGGCACTGAAACGGGACTGGCGTGCCGGGGCGATCCTCGCCGGATTCGTCGGCGGCTGGTTGCCGTGGTTCTTCATCCAGCACCGCACGATCTTCACCTTCTACGTCATCGCCTTCGAGCCCTGGGTGATCCTCGCGGTCGTCTTCATGCTCGGGCTGGCCCTCGGTCCGAGGGGCGCGAGCGCGCGCCGGCGCCGGATCGGGCACCTCGTCGTCGGCGCCTACTGCCTGCTCGTCCTGGCCAACTTCGCGTTCTTCTGGCCGGTCTGGACCGCCCAGGTCATCCCCTACGACCACTGGCAGTGGCGGATGTGGTTCCCCAGCTGGGTCTGAACGCGGGTCCTGAGGTGTGAGCGCCCCCGGGCGCGAGCCTCGAAGGGCAGGGGCTCACGGTCGCAGAGCGACCTGCGCCCCCGAGTACCCCCGATCCCCACCACGCTCAGGGGCTCACGGTCGCAGAGCGACCTGCGCCCCCGACTGCTGTCGGGGGCGGTCCGTAACCTGCTGGCATGCACTATCCCCTCCTGGACGGCGTCCCCGGCCCCCCGACGATCACGGCGGGTGACCTGCGTGCCGGCCGGCGCTGCGAGTTCGACCTCCTCGTCGAGGCCGACGTGCGGCTGGGGCGCCGGGAGGCAGTGCCCAGCACGCCCGACGCGGTGCGCGACCGGTTCGGGGCCGCCGGCCGGAAGTGGGAGGCGCAGGTCACCGAACGGCTCACCCACGAGCACGACGACGGCGTCCGCGACGCCCGCGGGCTCGACAGCGAGGCGACCCTGCGGCTGCTCACCGACCCGAGTGTGCGCCTGGTGCACCAGGCCGCCGTGCGCGCAGACCGCTTCACCGGCCGGGCGGACCACCTGGTGCGCGACGACGACGGCCGATGGATCGTCGCGGAGACCAAGCTGGCCCGGTCCGCCCACGCGCACGCGCTCACGCAGGTGGCGGCCTACGCCGAGGCGCTGCTGGAGGCCGAGGTGGACGTCGCCCCCTTCGTGCGGCTCCACCTCGGCGACGGGTCGGTCGTCGACACTGCGCTCGAGGACGTCGCGCAGGACCTGGCCATCGTCCGGTCACGGGTCCTCGAGGTGCTCGAGACCCACCTGCGCGAGGGCGTCCCGGTGGCCTGGGGTGACCCGCGGTGGCGGGCCTGCCTGCGGTGCGACGCCTGCCGGGCCGAGCTCGCCGCATCCGGTGACGTCGGTCTCGTCGCCGGCGTCTCCTCCTACCGACGACGCCT from Janibacter cremeus includes these protein-coding regions:
- the resB gene encoding cytochrome c biogenesis protein ResB is translated as MARRNQGEAPPQQSVTQPRLGVVGYLRWGWRQLTSMRTALFLLLLLAIGAVPGSVFPQRSIDPSRTADWLARHTTTGPTLDRLGAFDVYSSPWFSAIYLLLFISLIGCIIPRTGVHLRALRGRPPRAPRRLARLEAHAEGEVDGSLEEVRAAATRALRKRRYRVASHDETSVSGESGYLKETGNLIFHTSLVTLIIGVAIGHLWGWKADIVVPTGESFVSTVTRYDTWAPGPLVDESSLAPFSVTVDEMTADFNDRDPAARSFGQPRDFEAHVSVKDVEGNEFTDTVKVNKPLDMEDSTVFLLGNGYAPVVTVKDDEGEVLYKGATPFLAQDGNYRSTGAIKVGAATQPEQFGFVGLFLPTATIDPEQGPISVFPDTRAPALALSLYTGELYPGGRPQNIFTLDTESMDKVVTSEGTDQLRLWLTPGDTKTLPDDRGTITFDGIERYAGFSVRSDPGKELTLVSALLALGGLIATLVIKRRRVFVRLTEVEGRVRVEVGGMSRDDDEGLSEVVEHVRDQLVGESRTS
- a CDS encoding dolichyl-phosphate-mannose--protein mannosyltransferase, whose product is MDRREQLRARLLGFRPSDVLWGWLGPLLFAVIGGLLRFWALGRPHQLVFDETYYVKQGVSMLDYGVEMKWKGDGEEVDPTFTRGTTDVFIGTQGDMVVHPPVGKWIIAFGEWVFGPTSSFGWRFSVALLGMLSILMVGLIARRLFRSSWLGTIASFLMAFEGHHFVQSRTGLLDLILMFFALAAFGALLIDRDWSRARLADKVAALPVGVRMRTGPWLLWRPWRLVAAVSLGLACGTKWSGLYFFAIFGLMTVWWDIGARRAVGARHWVRAGIVKDGVFAGISMSLVVLGTYLASWASWFTSTYGYNRSWAADHPGEGVQWLPPAIRSLWDYHVQAYDFHTNLTSEHTYQSNPWSWMVQARPTSFFYESPAKGVDGCDVESCSKAITSLGSVSIWWLATIALFFLVYHWALKRDWRAGAILAGFVGGWLPWFFIQHRTIFTFYVIAFEPWVILAVVFMLGLALGPRGASARRRRIGHLVVGAYCLLVLANFAFFWPVWTAQVIPYDHWQWRMWFPSWV
- a CDS encoding histidine phosphatase family protein is translated as MTEPMPDSGTDLPLDPETSESSDTAARAAEKAASGAREARAEHVDAGEPGAQERTVVHLMRHGEVDNPHKILYGRLPGYHLSDLGRQMAEVVAEHLADHDLSLVVHSPLERTAETAAPTLQRHGLTAVVDPRVIEAGNKFEGTRFRKRLLLDPRRWWWVRDPTVPTWGESYHAISKRMMAAIEDARDHARGHEALIVSHQLPIWTIRSALESRRLWHDPRRRECNLASLTTVTFVGDDVVDVAYTEPAAHLYARAAKTPGA
- a CDS encoding YcnI family protein; amino-acid sequence: MNRTVLRSGAALAIASAAVVATTLPASAHVHVHPDATESGGYAALTFRVPNESDSASTTELVVTLPQDRPLASVSVRPVPGWSAEVTTKKLPEPVNTNNLTLTEAPRTITWTADAEDAGIAPGEYQEFAISAGPLPEPGTLVLPTKQVYSDGEVANWSDVAEEGEEEPEHPAPSFEVTAATESDQATTDDDQATTDEGGEADAAAAPAEASDPSDTPARVLGGLALVVALAGAALALISRRRA
- the rsmI gene encoding 16S rRNA (cytidine(1402)-2'-O)-methyltransferase produces the protein MPLVLAATPIGDPRDASARFRDELVGADVVAAEDTRRLRRLAGQLGVELPGRVVSYHEHNEATRTVDLLQAVAKGERVVLVTDAGMPSVSDPGYRFVRACIDAEEHVTCVPGPSAVLVAVALSGLPVDRFCFEGFLPRKPGEKRRVLEELVHERRTMVFFEAPHRIAASLAAMAELFGADRQAAVCRELTKTYEEVRRGGLAELAEWAEEGVKGEITIVVGGAQEASVSLEDAVAEVLARHDRGTRLKDVCAAVATSTGHGKKALYDAVVAHRSLRERPERDHSD
- a CDS encoding cytochrome c biogenesis CcdA family protein — its product is MTALLPGLASPTTVPAGLSDQIAGGALPLAVLVAALAGLVSFATPCVLPLVPGYLGYVTGLSDVALEERSRGRMVLGTLLFILGFTAVFVLASMFVATAGRIFVEQRELLMRVGGVLVILMAVVFLGAGSQRTFRLPVKPAAGLAGAPVLGAVFGLGWAPCMGPTLGAVLALNFAGDASTTRAVILAVAYCLGLGLPFILIAAAYERWAPVSAWLRRRQRMIQVIGAVLLIIIGLLLLTGGWDAINQWLQIRLISDVEVLI
- a CDS encoding TlpA family protein disulfide reductase, with amino-acid sequence MTNHRLTRTLAAAASALALLGGAAACSTSDTQEAAQDAGYRSGDGTLHLIPEDDRDEPVELAGETIRGETWDSADHRGEVVVVNLWASWCGPCAKEAPDLVDTHEATKGEDVTFVGIDYRESSVDTGLAQAKTWGFTWPSIYDETGTTALDMQGKMTTQPSTAVLDQQGRIAAVVLGPVTQSTLTGIIEDTLAEAG